A single region of the Tigriopus californicus strain San Diego chromosome 8, Tcal_SD_v2.1, whole genome shotgun sequence genome encodes:
- the LOC131884977 gene encoding LOW QUALITY PROTEIN: L-fucose kinase-like (The sequence of the model RefSeq protein was modified relative to this genomic sequence to represent the inferred CDS: substituted 1 base at 1 genomic stop codon), which produces MSSSRESGSIDEEVAHIDQWIIAGNRFEICSSLTKLSILAANQPSANDQDVSSEMDKTLAKAATHFQIGQYRNGWSLIKGTFNSQTIEAHGTYLASQLDQVISLVTSYVTRTVQSNILPKPAGTRPPLNIWVESTSPARIDLAGGWTDTPPICNDXGGAVVGVAIVINGKRPIGCRMKRVECMEIKMHQGAQNKKGFTRTFGKMQDLQDFSNPTSDFALVKSCLHLATNFSLTQGTLEDLLAKHFEGGIEVETWSDLPEGTGLGTSSILAGTILACLWDCMGLVFTIDDIIHGVLQVEQLLTTGGGWQDQVNGLVPGIKIGRCLPKEPLTVTREIIPMEHPFNKVLESHLVLVYTGKVRLAKNLLQNVVKAWYSKKDVIHQAIRDNHDLATKMWTAIQNESLAQVGECLNTYWTLKKLLAEGSEPESIVPILKATKSLSLGQSLAGAGGGGFLVLITKAPNALDQVQAAVEHLGVTCHQAGVDLEGLTLVRDQCDVKKTFH; this is translated from the exons GGTCCATTGACGAGGAGGTTGCACACATAGATCAATGGATCATCGCTGGGAACAGATTCGAGATTTGCTCATCTCTGACCAAGTTGTCCATATTAGCTGCCAATCAACCCTCTGCCAATGACCAAGATGTCTCTTCAGAGATGGATAAAACCTTGGCCAAAGCCGCTACTCATTTCCAG ATAGGGCAATACCGAAATGGATGGTCCCTGATTAAAGGTACTTTTAATAGCCAAACTATTGAGGCTCATGGGACGTACCTTGCCAGCCAATTGGACCAAGTGATAAGTCTGGTAACTAGTTATGTTACCAGAACAGTTCAATCCAACATCTTGCCCAAACCCGCGGGAACTAGGCCACCGCTCAATATTTGGGTTGAAAGCACCAGCCCAGCTAGAATTGACCTAGCGGGAGGATGGACTGACACGCCCCCAATTTGCAATGACTAAGGAGGAGCGGTGGTGGGAGTGGCAATTGTTATCAATGGCAAG AGACCCATAGGGTGTCGTATGAAAAGAGTGGAATGCATGGAGATCAAAATGCACCAAGGAGCTCAGAATAAGAAAGGGTTCACCAGAACATTCGGGAAAATGCAGGACTTGCAGGATTTCTCTAATCCGACTTCAGATTTTGCCTTAGTTAAATCATGTCTACACCTTGCCACTAATTTCAGCTTAACTCAAGGCACATTGGAAGACCTCTTGGCAAAG CATTTCGAAGGCGGCATTGAAGTAGAAACGTGGTCAGATTTACCAGAAGGAACAGGTCTTGGAACCTCTAGCATTTTAGCCGGAACTATTTTGGCGTGCCTATGGGACTGCATGGGATTGGTATTTACCATTGACGACATCATCCATGGA GTTTTACAAGTGGAACAATTGCTTACTACTGGAGGAGGTTGGCAAGATCAGGTGAACGGCTTGGTCCCGGGGATTAAAATTGGAAGGTGTCTGCCCAAAGAGCCTTTGACTGTCACTCGTGAGATCATTCCAATGGAACATCCTTTCAATAAGGTGCTAGAGTCTCATCTCGTCCTAGTTTACACGGGTAAAGTGAGGTTGGCCAAGAACCTCCTTCAG AATGTTGTGAAGGCTTGGTATTCCAAGAAGGATGTTATTCATCAAGCTATTAGGGACAATCACGACCTGGCCACTAAAATGTGGACAGCCATCCAAAATG AATCTCTTGCTCAGGTAGGCGAGTGCCTCAACACTTATTGGACCCTGAAGAAACTCTTAGCCGAGGGAAGTGAACCCGAATCCATTGTGCCCATTTTGAAAGCCACCAAGTCGTTGTCACTTGGTCAG TCTTTGGCAGGAGCGGGTGGTGGTGGATTTCTGGTGCTGATAACCAAAGCTCCAAATGCGCTGGATCAAGTTCAAGCAGCCGTAGAACATTTGGGTGTGACTTGTCATCAAGCAGGAGTTGACTTGGAGGGCTTGACTTTGGTCAGAGATCAGTGCGATGTGAAGAAGACATTCCATTAG
- the LOC131884978 gene encoding heparan sulfate glucosamine 3-O-sulfotransferase 5-like, whose translation MWTSKVSRFLQVAILIVATVHLTGMVLVKFGKFHIHPVDTQVDNSSAIHRLPECIVIGVRKGGTRALLDMINLHSQVKIAKAEVHFFDIETNFHLGLEWYKSQMPKTMPGELAIEKSPSYFVTESVPQRIFAMNPQILLLLVLRDPVTRLISDYTQIMYNHLERGRTFKSFEELVFFPNKSVNTGYEAVAKSIYVQYIHRWMHFFPKNQIHIVNGDRLIHQPWHELRKVEQFLGLPLQIEKNDFFFNSTKGFHCLKKKTSSNPELHCLTKSKGRAHPNITDETKTRLRKFYAQFNYDLYNVVDRDFGWPEE comes from the coding sequence ATGTGGACTTCCAAGGTGTCTCGGTTCCTCCAGGTGGCCATTCTCATTGTGGCCACGGTCCACCTGACCGGAATGGTATTGGTGAAATTCGGTAAATTTCACATTCACCCAGTGGACACTCAGGTCGACAATTCTTCCGCCATTCACCGTTTACCTGAATGCATTGTCATTGGGGTACGGAAAGGTGGGACTCGAGCCCTTCTGGATATGATTAATCTCCACTCCCAGGTGAAGATTGCCAAGGCGGAAGTGCATTTTTTCGACATCGAGACCAACTTCCATCTCGGATTGGAATGGTACAAGAGCCAAATGCCTAAAACCATGCCTGGTGAATTGGCTATCGAGAAGAGTCCCAGCTATTTTGTGACCGAGAGTGTTCCACAACGGATTTTTGCCATGAACCCGCAAATCTTACTTCTTTTAGTTCTGAGGGATCCCGTCACCCGACTGATCTCTGATTATACTCAAATCATGTACAACCATTTGGAACGCGGTCGAACTTTCAAGTCATTTGAGGAGTTGGTATTCTTCCCGAATAAATCGGTGAATACGGGCTATGAAGCCGTGGCCAAGAGCATCTATGTCCAGTACATCCACCGGTGGATGCATTTCTTCCCGAAGAATCAGATTCATATCGTGAATGGGGATCGATTAATTCACCAACCTTGGCATGAGCTAAggaaagtggaacaatttCTGGGATTACCTCTTCAGATCGAAAAGAACGACTTCTTCTTCAACTCAACCAAAGGCTTCCAttgcttgaagaagaagaccagTAGTAATCCGGAGCTGCATTGCTTGACCAAAAGCAAGGGTCGAGCTCACCCAAACATCACTGATGAGACCAAAACGCGCTTAAGGAAGTTCTACGCCCAATTTAACTACGATCTCTACAATGTGGTGGATAGGGACTTTGGATGGCCTGAGGAATAA